A single window of Lysobacter oculi DNA harbors:
- a CDS encoding recombination-associated protein RdgC: MFFRNLTLFRFPASVSFDDLESQLAEAALNPVGPMELSSRGFVSPFGRAGGDEAALMHRIDDAIWLTVGGEDKLLPSSVVNDLLQKKIDEYEEKNARRPGGKMRRQMKDDLVMELLPRAFVRPVRTDALIDLKHGVLVVDTSSRKVAEAVVSQIREALGSFPALPVNAEVAPRSVMTGWIAGDALPEGLSLGDECELRDPADTGAVVKVQRMELAGEEIETHLEAGKQVARLALLLDDHVGFVMGEDLVLRKFKLLDGAVEQLESSERDDIRAELDARFALMAGEFKRLFPVLEAAFKLSSAD; encoded by the coding sequence ATGTTCTTCCGCAACCTGACCCTGTTCCGTTTCCCCGCTTCGGTCTCCTTCGACGATCTCGAATCACAACTGGCCGAGGCCGCGCTCAATCCGGTCGGCCCGATGGAGCTGTCCAGCCGCGGTTTCGTGTCGCCGTTCGGGCGCGCGGGTGGCGATGAGGCCGCGCTGATGCACCGCATCGATGACGCGATCTGGCTCACCGTGGGCGGCGAGGACAAGCTGCTGCCGTCGTCGGTGGTCAACGACCTGCTGCAGAAGAAGATCGACGAGTACGAGGAGAAGAACGCGCGGCGTCCCGGCGGCAAGATGCGCCGGCAGATGAAGGACGACCTGGTGATGGAACTGCTGCCGCGCGCCTTCGTGCGGCCGGTGCGCACCGATGCGCTGATCGACCTCAAGCATGGCGTGCTGGTCGTCGACACCTCGTCGCGCAAGGTGGCCGAGGCGGTGGTCTCGCAGATCCGCGAAGCGCTGGGCAGCTTCCCCGCGTTGCCGGTCAATGCCGAGGTCGCGCCGCGTTCGGTGATGACCGGCTGGATCGCCGGCGACGCCCTGCCCGAAGGCCTGTCGCTGGGCGACGAATGCGAACTGCGCGACCCCGCTGACACCGGCGCGGTGGTCAAGGTGCAGCGCATGGAGCTGGCCGGCGAAGAGATCGAGACGCACCTGGAAGCCGGCAAGCAGGTCGCGCGCCTGGCGCTGCTGCTCGACGACCATGTCGGCTTCGTGATGGGCGAGGACCTGGTGCTGCGCAAGTTCAAGCTGCTCGATGGTGCGGTGGAGCAACTGGAATCGAGCGAACGCGACGACATCCGCGCCGAACTTGATGCCCGCTTCGCGCTGATGGCCGGCGAGTTCAAGCGGCTGTTCCCGGTGCTGGAGGCCGCATTCAAGTTGAGCAGCGCCGACTGA
- a CDS encoding 5'-nucleotidase, lipoprotein e(P4) family: MRTSTPMMSMLAAALLLAACKPTAPQAPAKPADAATATPAATADAPKAGKPAASDAHDNLNAVAWVQRSAEYAAVTTTIYTAATAHLDAALKSGESALAEGEQSAAKAKLPPAVVMDVDETVLDNSPYQARLIADGKEFEDLTWDQWVAEKKARPVPGVVAFAKAAEAKGITVLYISNRAEHLQAATLANLREAGLPVKNDEVFLGLGTFVADCEQNGSEKLCRRKLAGQKYRVLMQFGDQLGDFVQILANTPEARADLSAKYAGWWGQRWWMLPNPTYGSWEPALFNNEWAQPVEARRASKRAALRLDR, from the coding sequence ATGCGCACTTCAACCCCGATGATGTCGATGCTGGCCGCCGCGCTGCTGCTGGCCGCCTGCAAGCCCACCGCGCCGCAGGCCCCGGCCAAGCCCGCCGATGCCGCCACCGCCACGCCTGCCGCCACCGCGGATGCACCGAAGGCGGGCAAGCCGGCCGCCAGTGACGCCCACGACAACCTCAACGCCGTGGCCTGGGTGCAGCGTTCGGCGGAATACGCGGCGGTCACCACCACGATCTACACCGCCGCCACCGCGCACCTGGACGCGGCGCTGAAGTCGGGCGAAAGCGCGCTGGCCGAAGGCGAGCAGTCCGCCGCCAAGGCCAAGCTGCCGCCGGCGGTGGTGATGGATGTGGACGAAACCGTGCTGGACAACTCGCCCTACCAGGCGCGGCTGATCGCCGACGGCAAGGAATTCGAGGACCTGACCTGGGACCAGTGGGTCGCGGAGAAGAAAGCCAGGCCGGTGCCCGGCGTGGTCGCGTTCGCCAAGGCGGCGGAGGCCAAGGGCATCACCGTGCTTTACATCTCCAACCGCGCCGAACACCTGCAGGCGGCCACGCTCGCCAACCTGCGCGAGGCCGGCCTGCCGGTGAAGAACGACGAGGTCTTCCTCGGCCTGGGCACCTTCGTGGCCGACTGCGAGCAGAACGGCAGCGAAAAGCTCTGCCGCCGCAAGCTGGCCGGGCAGAAGTACCGCGTGCTGATGCAGTTCGGCGACCAGCTGGGCGACTTCGTGCAGATCCTCGCCAACACCCCCGAGGCGCGCGCCGACCTCTCCGCCAAGTACGCCGGCTGGTGGGGCCAGCGCTGGTGGATGCTGCCCAACCCGACCTACGGCAGCTGGGAACCAGCCCTGTTCAACAACGAATGGGCACAGCCGGTGGAGGCGCGACGGGCCTCCAAGCGCGCGGCGCTGCGGCTTGATCGTTAA
- a CDS encoding YdcH family protein: protein MSQLTTDPAEIARMARRVLELKTEHRDLDEVITRLQADAAHDQLMVCRLKKRKLRLKDQIHYLERAMTPDEPA from the coding sequence ATGAGCCAGCTGACCACCGACCCCGCCGAGATCGCACGGATGGCGCGGCGCGTGCTGGAACTCAAGACCGAACATCGCGACCTGGACGAGGTGATCACCCGCCTGCAGGCCGATGCCGCGCATGACCAGCTGATGGTCTGCCGGCTCAAGAAGCGCAAGCTCAGGCTGAAGGACCAGATCCACTACCTGGAACGGGCGATGACGCCGGACGAACCGGCTTGA
- a CDS encoding UvrD-helicase domain-containing protein: MHGLNPPQQQAVLHTEGPLLVLAGAGSGKTRVIVEKIAQLVSTGRYPARRIAAITFTNKSAKEMRERVARRIKGDAGEGLTICTFHALGLKIVQIECAKLGLKRGFSVFDADDASGQIKDLMAGAKPDAVQAAQSLISRAKNAGLSPEQALEAARSTRELEAARLYAKYQARLASFNAVDFDDLIRLPVQLLEDDAEARDAWRERIGYLLVDECQDSNDAQYRLLKALAGEAGQFTCVGDDDQSIYAWRGANPENLMQMARDYPALTIVKLEQNYRCSNRVLRAANQLIAHNPHEHLKTLWSDAADGERIRVWECRDSEHEAEKVAAEIQFQHSSKNAPWSDFCILFRGNHQSRALEKSLQLLRIPYHLSGGTAFLERAEVKDALAWLRLLVNPEDDSAFLRAVQSPKREVGQTTLAKLAELAREAHLPMSRAAESVGLLKQLPPRASNALHGFTDIVHALRREARESSAADLVRSLALKSGMDAAIRAQCKTEQLYQIRRGNLEELAQWFEGARGSGVGDLAAQLALVSRSDRDDAGNQVRLMSLHAAKGLEFRFVFIVGMEDGTLPHEASLDEGRLDEERRLLYVGITRAKEQLWLSHSARASRWGSVVKLSPSRFFDELPAGELQRDGADPVADAERKQARAKASFADIQAMLGD, translated from the coding sequence ATGCACGGCCTCAACCCCCCGCAACAGCAGGCCGTCCTGCACACGGAAGGCCCGCTGCTGGTGCTGGCCGGCGCGGGCAGCGGCAAGACGCGGGTGATCGTGGAGAAGATCGCGCAGCTGGTTTCGACCGGGCGCTACCCGGCACGGCGTATCGCCGCGATCACCTTCACCAACAAGTCGGCGAAGGAGATGCGTGAGCGCGTCGCGCGGCGGATCAAGGGCGACGCCGGCGAAGGGCTGACCATCTGCACCTTCCACGCGCTCGGCCTGAAGATCGTGCAGATCGAATGCGCCAAGCTCGGCCTCAAACGCGGCTTTTCGGTGTTCGATGCCGATGACGCCAGCGGCCAGATCAAGGACCTGATGGCCGGCGCCAAGCCCGACGCGGTGCAGGCGGCGCAATCACTGATCTCGCGCGCCAAGAACGCCGGCCTGTCACCCGAACAGGCGCTGGAAGCCGCCCGCAGCACCCGCGAACTGGAAGCCGCCCGCCTCTATGCCAAATACCAGGCGCGGCTGGCGAGTTTCAACGCGGTCGATTTCGACGACCTCATCCGCCTGCCGGTGCAGTTGCTCGAAGACGATGCGGAAGCGCGCGACGCCTGGCGCGAGCGCATCGGCTACCTGCTGGTGGACGAATGCCAGGACAGCAACGACGCGCAGTACCGCCTGCTGAAGGCGCTGGCGGGCGAGGCCGGCCAGTTCACCTGCGTCGGCGACGACGACCAGTCCATCTATGCATGGCGCGGCGCCAATCCCGAAAACCTGATGCAGATGGCGCGCGACTATCCGGCGCTGACCATCGTCAAGCTGGAACAGAACTACCGCTGCAGCAACCGCGTGCTGCGCGCGGCCAACCAGCTCATCGCGCACAACCCGCACGAACACCTGAAGACGCTCTGGAGCGATGCCGCCGACGGCGAACGCATCCGCGTCTGGGAATGCCGCGACAGCGAGCACGAGGCGGAGAAGGTCGCCGCCGAGATCCAGTTCCAGCACAGCAGCAAGAACGCGCCGTGGAGCGACTTCTGCATCCTGTTCCGCGGCAACCACCAGTCGCGCGCGCTGGAGAAATCGCTGCAGCTGCTGCGCATCCCCTATCACCTGTCCGGCGGCACGGCTTTTCTTGAACGCGCGGAAGTGAAGGACGCGCTGGCCTGGCTGCGCCTGCTGGTGAATCCGGAAGACGATTCCGCCTTCCTGCGCGCGGTGCAGTCGCCGAAGCGCGAAGTCGGCCAGACCACGCTGGCGAAACTGGCCGAACTCGCCCGCGAGGCTCACCTGCCGATGTCGCGGGCGGCGGAGTCGGTCGGCCTGCTCAAGCAGCTGCCGCCGCGTGCGTCCAACGCGCTGCATGGCTTCACCGACATCGTCCACGCGCTGCGCCGCGAGGCGCGCGAGTCCAGCGCCGCCGACCTCGTCCGCAGCCTGGCGCTGAAGTCCGGCATGGATGCGGCGATCCGCGCCCAGTGCAAGACCGAGCAGCTCTACCAGATCCGCCGCGGCAACCTGGAGGAGCTGGCGCAATGGTTCGAAGGCGCGCGTGGTTCGGGCGTCGGTGACCTGGCCGCACAGCTGGCCCTGGTCTCGCGCAGCGACCGCGACGATGCCGGCAACCAGGTCCGGCTGATGAGCCTGCACGCGGCGAAGGGGCTGGAGTTCCGCTTCGTCTTCATCGTCGGTATGGAAGACGGCACCCTGCCGCACGAAGCCAGTCTGGACGAAGGCCGCCTCGACGAGGAACGCCGCCTGCTCTACGTCGGCATCACCCGCGCCAAGGAACAGCTGTGGCTGTCGCATTCGGCGCGCGCCTCACGCTGGGGCAGCGTGGTGAAACTCTCGCCTTCGCGCTTCTTCGACGAACTCCCCGCCGGCGAACTGCAGCGCGACGGCGCCGACCCGGTCGCCGACGCCGAACGCAAGCAGGCCCGCGCCAAGGCCAGCTTCGCCGACATCCAGGCCATGCTCGGCGACTGA
- the ttcA gene encoding tRNA 2-thiocytidine(32) synthetase TtcA yields MNSIPLALIEPQPAAAPAKAAPGKREADKLAKRLRHQVGKAIADFGMIENGDKVMVCLSGGKDSYTMLDVLLQLQKKAPVEFSITAVNLDQKQPGFPEHVLPDYLRSLGVDFHIIEQDTYSVVSRVIPEGKTMCSLCSRLRRGALYTYAEENGFTRIALGHHRDDLVNTFFLNLFFHAKLSGMPPKLLSDDGKHVVIRPLAYVREDDIEQYAALKDFPIIPCNLCGSQENLQRKQVKRMLQQWERETPGRVETMARALGDIRPSQLSDPKLFDFLALGKRGDAALPDAHAWLAGDPGSRNSSDVDG; encoded by the coding sequence ATGAACAGCATTCCCCTCGCCCTCATCGAACCGCAGCCCGCCGCCGCGCCCGCGAAGGCCGCCCCGGGCAAGCGCGAGGCCGACAAACTGGCCAAGCGCCTGCGCCACCAGGTCGGCAAGGCGATCGCCGATTTCGGGATGATCGAGAACGGCGACAAGGTCATGGTCTGCCTGTCCGGCGGCAAGGACAGCTACACCATGCTCGACGTGCTGCTGCAGCTGCAGAAGAAGGCGCCGGTGGAGTTCAGCATCACCGCGGTCAACCTGGACCAGAAGCAGCCCGGCTTCCCCGAGCACGTGCTGCCGGACTACCTGAGGTCGCTCGGCGTCGACTTCCACATCATCGAGCAGGACACCTATTCGGTGGTGTCGCGGGTCATCCCCGAAGGCAAGACGATGTGTTCGCTGTGCTCGCGGCTCCGGCGCGGCGCGTTGTACACCTATGCCGAGGAAAACGGCTTCACCAGGATCGCGCTGGGCCATCATCGCGACGACCTGGTCAACACTTTCTTCCTCAACCTGTTCTTCCACGCCAAGCTGAGCGGCATGCCGCCCAAGCTGTTGAGCGATGACGGCAAGCACGTCGTGATCCGCCCGCTCGCCTATGTGCGCGAAGACGACATCGAGCAGTACGCGGCGCTGAAGGATTTCCCGATCATCCCGTGCAACCTGTGCGGCTCGCAGGAAAACCTGCAGCGTAAGCAGGTCAAGCGGATGCTGCAGCAGTGGGAACGCGAAACACCCGGCCGCGTCGAGACCATGGCGCGCGCACTCGGCGACATCCGCCCGTCGCAGTTGAGCGATCCGAAGCTGTTCGACTTCCTCGCGCTCGGCAAACGCGGCGATGCGGCATTGCCGGATGCGCATGCGTGGCTGGCGGGTGATCCCGGCAGTCGCAATTCAAGCGACGTGGATGGCTGA
- a CDS encoding M48 family metallopeptidase has protein sequence MLRLFTRAPQVSDPRTVELQLADGTRIEVSMCRHPRARRIKLSVDERGARLTLPTRASERAALDFLHAHRDWLQAQWRMLHAELPTPLAPGTSTALPLRGASHPLAWQAGRLTRVQPVDGGGYRFDVRGLRLGMATTPAMQRALRDFYEAEARADLARWLPTYTAALPKPPSRIVLKRTSTQWGSLSPTGVMALDLALVLARPSAFEYVLVHELCHLIHHDHSRAFWREVEARCPHWRDERDYLHAEGRRLKAALRMLCG, from the coding sequence ATGCTCCGCCTCTTCACCCGCGCCCCGCAGGTCAGCGATCCCCGCACGGTGGAGCTGCAGCTGGCCGACGGCACCCGCATCGAGGTGTCGATGTGCCGGCATCCCCGCGCGCGGCGCATCAAGCTGTCGGTCGATGAGCGCGGCGCGCGCCTGACCCTGCCTACGCGGGCGAGTGAACGCGCGGCGCTCGACTTCCTCCATGCGCACCGCGACTGGTTGCAGGCGCAATGGCGGATGCTGCATGCCGAACTGCCCACGCCGCTGGCGCCCGGCACCAGCACGGCGCTGCCGCTGCGCGGGGCCTCGCATCCGCTGGCGTGGCAGGCCGGCCGGCTCACCCGCGTGCAGCCGGTCGATGGCGGCGGCTACCGCTTCGACGTGCGCGGCCTGCGGCTAGGCATGGCCACGACGCCGGCCATGCAGCGCGCGCTGCGTGACTTCTACGAGGCCGAAGCCCGCGCCGACTTGGCCCGCTGGCTGCCGACCTACACCGCGGCGTTGCCGAAGCCGCCTTCGCGCATCGTGCTCAAGCGCACCAGCACGCAATGGGGCTCGCTCTCACCGACGGGCGTGATGGCACTGGACCTGGCGCTGGTGCTGGCGCGGCCTTCCGCCTTCGAATACGTGCTGGTGCACGAGCTCTGCCACCTGATCCACCACGATCATTCGCGCGCGTTCTGGCGCGAAGTGGAAGCACGCTGTCCGCACTGGCGCGACGAACGCGACTACCTGCACGCCGAAGGCCGCCGCCTGAAAGCCGCGCTGCGGATGCTCTGCGGCTGA
- the plsB gene encoding glycerol-3-phosphate 1-O-acyltransferase PlsB yields MQNQTPLPFPEPETPADPPKPAATPGETPAAASPPDAPAHAGDAVTDAPEATAPAAPGPRTPLIVSRPLWAKLLGKVLEPWIELKLEPQTPAQFDDGRPVCYVLEDYGISNALILDRACQEAGLPSPLNPLPGDPLGRKRAYVARSRRHANALGLAPGAEHKTHSGSLARLLQAHRDNPALDVQLVPVSIFVGRAPDKQSGWFSVLFSENWTLVGRFRRLLAILLNGRGTLVRFSPPVSLRGIVDEGLPPERTVRKLSRVLRTHFHRIRAAVIGPDLSTRRLLIDRVLAADPVKQAIADQARRNGSKPQDAWKKAHAYAWELAADYSHPVVRSASFLLTPVWNRIYRGVLVHHLDKLKEAAPGHEVVYVPSHRSHMDYLLLSYMLYTRGIVPPHIVAGINLNLPVIGTLLRKGGAFFIRRSIRGNMLYSAVLSEYVAQLIAGGYSVEYFIEGGRSRTGRLLQPKGGMISMTLRAYLRQPTRPVLFQPIYIGYEKLMEGNSYQDELTGKPKEKESIWQLLIGIPKVLRSNYGQVVVNFGEPIELNHVLAKHAIGWDGQAVGEEEKPEWLTGTVNALAQQIQVNVNRAADVNPINLLALALLSTPKHAMGEADLLAQIALSKTLLVDVPYSDRVTVTPHTPEQIVAHGEEINVLNRTRHPLGDVLDVDDDNAVLLSYFRNNVLHLFTASAWIAVCFLHNRRMSRNTLRRLGENVYPFLQGELFLPWTPEEFAERIDRTADVFVREGLLEQVSDDEGGFLARNAGQSDEVFRLRGLGHPLQQAFERYYIAISVLAKNGPGVLSAGELETLCQLAAQRLSLLYAQTAPEFFDKSLFRGFIQKLREMRLVWTDEQGKLVFDERLNQWARDAKVILGRELRHTIEKVSPEAARPAQEAPPAPAVAPEEGG; encoded by the coding sequence ATGCAGAACCAGACCCCCCTGCCGTTTCCGGAACCGGAAACGCCCGCCGACCCGCCCAAGCCCGCCGCGACCCCGGGCGAGACGCCGGCCGCGGCCAGCCCACCCGATGCCCCCGCCCACGCCGGCGATGCCGTCACCGACGCGCCCGAAGCCACGGCACCGGCCGCCCCAGGCCCGCGCACGCCGCTGATCGTCTCCCGCCCGCTCTGGGCCAAGCTGCTCGGCAAGGTGCTGGAGCCGTGGATCGAGCTCAAGCTGGAGCCACAGACCCCGGCCCAGTTCGATGACGGCCGCCCGGTCTGCTACGTGCTGGAGGACTACGGCATCAGCAATGCGCTGATCCTGGACCGCGCCTGCCAGGAGGCCGGCCTGCCCTCGCCGCTCAACCCGCTGCCCGGCGACCCGCTGGGCCGCAAGCGCGCCTACGTCGCGCGGTCGCGCCGCCACGCCAACGCGCTCGGCCTCGCTCCCGGCGCCGAGCACAAGACCCATTCCGGCTCGCTGGCCCGCCTGCTGCAGGCGCACCGCGACAACCCGGCGCTGGACGTGCAGCTGGTGCCGGTGTCGATCTTCGTCGGGCGCGCGCCGGACAAGCAGAGCGGCTGGTTCTCGGTGCTGTTCTCCGAGAACTGGACGCTGGTCGGGCGCTTCCGCCGCCTGCTGGCCATCCTGCTGAACGGCCGCGGCACCCTGGTGCGCTTCTCGCCACCGGTCTCGCTGCGCGGCATCGTCGACGAAGGCCTGCCGCCGGAACGCACCGTGCGCAAGCTCTCGCGCGTGCTGCGCACCCACTTCCACCGCATCCGCGCGGCGGTGATCGGCCCGGACCTGTCCACCCGCCGCCTCCTCATCGACCGCGTGCTGGCCGCCGACCCGGTCAAGCAGGCCATCGCCGACCAGGCCCGCCGCAACGGCAGCAAGCCGCAGGACGCCTGGAAGAAAGCCCACGCCTACGCCTGGGAACTCGCCGCCGACTATTCGCACCCGGTGGTGCGTTCGGCCAGCTTCCTGCTCACACCGGTCTGGAACCGCATCTACCGCGGCGTGCTGGTCCACCACCTCGACAAGCTCAAGGAAGCCGCACCCGGCCACGAAGTGGTCTACGTGCCCAGCCACCGCAGCCATATGGACTACCTGCTGCTGTCGTACATGCTCTACACGCGCGGCATCGTGCCGCCGCACATCGTGGCCGGCATCAACCTCAACCTGCCGGTGATCGGTACCCTGCTGCGCAAGGGCGGCGCGTTCTTCATCCGCCGCTCCATCCGCGGCAACATGCTGTATTCGGCGGTGCTGTCGGAATACGTCGCCCAGCTGATCGCCGGCGGTTATTCGGTCGAATATTTCATCGAAGGCGGGCGTTCGCGTACCGGCCGCCTGCTCCAGCCCAAGGGCGGGATGATCTCGATGACGCTTCGGGCCTACCTGCGCCAGCCCACGCGTCCGGTGCTGTTCCAACCCATCTACATCGGCTACGAGAAGCTCATGGAAGGCAACAGCTACCAGGACGAGCTGACCGGCAAGCCGAAGGAAAAGGAATCGATCTGGCAGCTGCTGATCGGCATCCCCAAGGTGCTGCGCAGCAACTACGGCCAGGTGGTGGTGAACTTCGGCGAGCCGATCGAGCTCAACCACGTGCTGGCGAAACACGCCATCGGCTGGGACGGCCAGGCGGTGGGCGAGGAGGAAAAACCGGAGTGGCTGACCGGCACCGTCAACGCGCTGGCCCAGCAGATCCAGGTCAACGTGAACCGCGCCGCCGACGTCAACCCGATCAACCTGCTCGCCCTCGCGCTGCTGTCCACGCCCAAGCACGCGATGGGCGAAGCCGACCTGCTGGCGCAGATCGCGCTGTCGAAGACGCTGCTGGTCGATGTGCCGTATTCCGACCGCGTCACCGTGACCCCGCACACGCCGGAACAGATCGTCGCGCACGGCGAGGAGATCAACGTCCTCAACCGCACCCGCCACCCGCTCGGCGACGTGCTGGACGTGGACGACGACAATGCCGTGCTGCTCTCGTATTTCCGCAACAACGTGCTGCACCTGTTCACCGCTTCGGCGTGGATCGCGGTGTGCTTCCTGCACAACCGGCGGATGTCGCGCAACACGCTCAGGCGGCTCGGCGAGAACGTCTATCCGTTCCTGCAGGGCGAGCTGTTTTTGCCGTGGACGCCGGAGGAATTCGCCGAGCGCATCGACCGCACCGCCGATGTCTTCGTCCGCGAAGGCCTGCTGGAACAGGTCAGCGACGACGAAGGCGGCTTCCTTGCCCGCAATGCCGGCCAGTCCGACGAGGTGTTCCGCCTGCGCGGCCTGGGCCACCCGCTGCAGCAGGCTTTCGAGCGCTACTACATCGCCATTTCCGTGCTGGCCAAGAACGGCCCCGGCGTGCTCAGCGCCGGCGAACTTGAAACGCTCTGCCAGCTCGCCGCGCAACGGCTGTCGCTGCTCTACGCGCAGACCGCGCCGGAGTTCTTCGACAAGTCGCTGTTCCGCGGCTTCATCCAGAAACTGCGCGAGATGCGCCTGGTCTGGACCGACGAGCAGGGCAAGCTGGTGTTCGACGAGCGCCTCAACCAGTGGGCGCGCGATGCCAAGGTGATCCTGGGTCGCGAACTGCGCCACACCATCGAGAAGGTCAGCCCGGAGGCGGCGCGGCCTGCGCAGGAGGCGCCACCCGCACCTGCCGTGGCGCCGGAAGAAGGCGGGTAA
- a CDS encoding thymidine kinase, translating into MAKLYFYYSAMNAGKTTTLLQSAHNYRERGMRVAILTPSLDDRAGSGTVASRIGLQAEATRFERDDNLQRMIEADIATHGPLNCVLVDEAQFLAKPQVWQLSEVVDALRIPVLCYGLRTDFRGELFEGSAALLAWADELQEIKTICHTGSKATMTVRVDEAGRALAAGPQVEIGGNDRYVSVSRREFKKVMRGEGEIAPLQPSLPLGD; encoded by the coding sequence ATGGCCAAGCTCTACTTCTACTACTCGGCAATGAATGCCGGTAAGACCACCACGCTGCTGCAGTCCGCGCACAACTACCGCGAGCGCGGGATGCGCGTGGCGATCCTCACGCCGTCGCTGGATGACCGCGCCGGCAGCGGCACGGTGGCTTCGCGGATCGGCCTGCAGGCGGAGGCGACCCGCTTCGAGCGCGACGACAACCTGCAGCGGATGATCGAAGCCGACATCGCCACCCATGGCCCACTGAATTGCGTGCTGGTGGACGAGGCGCAGTTCCTCGCCAAGCCGCAGGTCTGGCAGCTGTCGGAAGTGGTCGATGCGTTGCGCATCCCGGTGCTCTGCTATGGCCTGCGCACGGATTTCCGCGGCGAACTGTTCGAGGGCAGCGCGGCGTTGCTGGCCTGGGCCGACGAGCTGCAGGAGATCAAGACCATCTGCCACACCGGCAGCAAGGCGACGATGACCGTACGGGTGGACGAAGCCGGGCGCGCGCTGGCCGCCGGCCCGCAGGTGGAGATCGGCGGCAACGACCGCTACGTGTCGGTGAGCCGCCGCGAGTTCAAGAAAGTGATGCGCGGCGAAGGCGAGATCGCGCCGCTGCAGCCGTCGCTGCCGCTCGGCGACTAG
- a CDS encoding SEL1-like repeat protein: protein MKKTGLALAIVAMMLALPLHAQEKKARWEPTARQQEVLSSHSFLEAHPDMLNRARAMEELKRGDDTRAAAYFRRAARYADKASQAGYAEMLWEGRGVERDRALAYAWMDLAAERGYELFLAFRERYWGELGEAERVRAVEVGQQVYAEFGDAVAKPRLEAVMRRASRNITGSRTGAVGALKIVIPGPGGGTVIDGTEFYDKQFWEPKRYWQWQAAVMDGVKEGRVIVGDLHRKPDEAGDAAKDKAKPEGDKGD from the coding sequence ATGAAGAAGACGGGTCTGGCCTTGGCCATCGTGGCGATGATGCTCGCGCTGCCGCTGCACGCGCAGGAAAAGAAGGCGCGCTGGGAGCCGACCGCGCGGCAGCAGGAAGTGCTGTCCAGCCATTCGTTCCTGGAGGCGCATCCGGACATGCTCAACCGCGCCCGCGCGATGGAAGAGCTCAAGCGCGGCGATGACACCCGTGCCGCCGCCTATTTCCGCCGAGCCGCGCGCTATGCCGACAAGGCCTCGCAGGCGGGGTACGCCGAGATGCTGTGGGAAGGCCGTGGCGTGGAGCGCGACCGCGCGCTGGCCTACGCCTGGATGGACCTGGCCGCCGAGCGCGGCTACGAACTCTTCCTCGCCTTCCGCGAGCGCTACTGGGGCGAGTTGGGCGAAGCCGAGCGCGTGCGCGCGGTGGAGGTCGGCCAGCAGGTCTATGCCGAATTCGGCGACGCGGTGGCCAAGCCGCGGCTGGAAGCGGTGATGCGCCGCGCCTCGCGCAACATCACCGGCAGCCGCACCGGCGCGGTCGGTGCGCTGAAGATCGTCATCCCCGGCCCGGGCGGCGGCACCGTCATCGACGGCACCGAGTTCTACGACAAGCAATTCTGGGAACCGAAGCGCTACTGGCAGTGGCAGGCCGCGGTGATGGACGGAGTAAAGGAAGGGCGGGTCATCGTCGGCGACCTGCACCGGAAACCCGACGAGGCCGGTGATGCCGCCAAGGACAAGGCCAAACCCGAAGGCGACAAGGGCGACTGA